In Pirellulales bacterium, the DNA window CGTGAAATCGAGCATGCGTTCGACGTCCTCAGGTTCGATGGCGTCGGACTGTTGACGAGCTACGCCGGAAAGCTGCTTGGAGATCCGCAGTTCGCGCCGGTATTCGACGAGATCAATCGTCGCAAGGCGGTGGTGTTTGTACACCCCACCACCTCGTGCTGCACCAATCCAATTCCAGGCGTGCCCCCGACCGCCATCGAATTTCCGATGGACACCACGCGAACCATCACCAGCCTGCTCATGAGCGGGACTTTCGCGCGCTATCCCGAGATTCGCTTCATCTTTGCGCACGGCGGCGGAATGTTGACCTCGATTGCCAATCGTATTGTACGGGCGGCGGAAGCCATGAAAGCCGAAGAAAAAATGGTCAAGCTGCCGAAAGGGCCGCAATACGAACTGGAACGGCAATTCTACGATGTCGCGAGCGTCGGGCTGAGCCCGCCTGGAATGGCGGGCGTTCGCAAATTATTGCCGACCTCCCAGTTGCTCTTTGGCTCGGACGAGCCGTTTCTCTCTAGCGCGCAATTAGGCAGTTCGCTGCAAAAGCTTGGCTTCTCAGCCGACGAATTGCAGGCCGTTCTGCGCAACAATGCGTTGCGATTGTTCCCTCGTTTCCAAAGTTGACGGGGCAGGTTAACAGAATGACCAAGACGGTAGGCCTTGTCGCCGCAACACTCGTATTGAGTGTCTCCAGTCCTTGCTTTGCCGAAACCGTGAAGAAAGGGCCGCCCATGGGGGCGACGCGAGAAGGCCAGGTGCTGCTCGTGGACGATGGCAGCTGTCCGGCCGGCCAAATCAAGCGAGTGGTCGGCGGCAATCACACCAAAGTAGGCGGCACAAAACAAATCGTGCGAACGAGCAGTTGCGTCCCGCGCTAGGGGCTCGCAATCCGCTCGACACTCACCTCGCACATGCCGTCGCAGCCGATCGCCTTGGAGGCGCGCGGTGTCAGATCGATTTCGCGGCGCGGCCAGAACTTGCGGCTCGGGCCTTTGTCCGCGACCGTACAGATGACGGATTTGCCGTTGGCAACATTGGTCACGCGAAGCCGCTGGCCCATCTGTTCAAGCATGTGCGCACAGACCATGTCCCGATAGGGATGCAGCTGTTTGCCGTCAGCCGCCACCGTGTCGTCGAACTCGGTGGCGACGCCGCCATAGGGCGGTGGCTTGATGCGCGTCAGCCAGAGGTCCTCGAAGGAATCGGCGCGGGCGCACAGGTCGCTTGCGAACAGCGTCAGCGCCGAGAGGGAGAGCACCATGGGGACCTTCATGCCGATGATTGTGCTTTCGGCTTGATGGCCGGATCGTGACGCTTCGAAGCCGATTGTTCGGCGACATCGGCAGCAAAACTTGTCGCGACGCCCGGCGCGGTTTATGTCGCCGTCAGCAGATCGACCTTGGTATTGGCCACGATCAGGCGATCGGCCAAAAGTTGCGCAAGATTGCGCATGATGCGCTCGCTGGCCTTGGGGTGGTGATCGCGGAAGCGCTCGAAATCGTCAATCGATATTTCGATGGCGCTCGCGGCGGCGTCCGCCAGCACATCGGCCGAGCGGCGTGGCTCCAGTAAGGCCATTTCGCCGAACGCCATTCCAGCGGTCAGCGTCGCGAGCCTGATGCCGTCGGGCAGCGTGACGTGAACGACGCCGCTTCGAAGGAAGAACAGCGACGTTGCGGGATCGCCGGCGGTGACGATCTTCTCGCCCGGCCGGTAATTCCTGATGGTGCCGAGCGAGGCGAGCCCGGCAAGTTCTTCCCCGCTCAATCCCGCCAGCAACGGCTGCTCGGAAAGCTCCGTCGTATCGTGGAAATCGATTGACCCGCCATGGCGATAAACCACCTGGTCTTCGGCCCATTCGATCGCGGTATCGAGCAGATAGAAGTCGCGCAGATTGGAAATGCCGTCGGTCCATTCGCGGACGATCTTCCACCCTGCCGATGAGCGCTTGATACCCGACAGGATCACCGTGACATGAAAATTCGCAAGCTCCCGGAATTCTTCCGCGAGCAGGCGGGCGCCGGCGCGGGTCACCGCCGCGACCCGGCGCAGGTCGAAGATGACGAATTGCGGACGCGGCTTGGCCGCGAGCTTC includes these proteins:
- a CDS encoding amidohydrolase family protein; its protein translation is REIEHAFDVLRFDGVGLLTSYAGKLLGDPQFAPVFDEINRRKAVVFVHPTTSCCTNPIPGVPPTAIEFPMDTTRTITSLLMSGTFARYPEIRFIFAHGGGMLTSIANRIVRAAEAMKAEEKMVKLPKGPQYELERQFYDVASVGLSPPGMAGVRKLLPTSQLLFGSDEPFLSSAQLGSSLQKLGFSADELQAVLRNNALRLFPRFQS
- a CDS encoding cyclic nucleotide-binding domain-containing protein, which encodes KLAAKPRPQFVIFDLRRVAAVTRAGARLLAEEFRELANFHVTVILSGIKRSSAGWKIVREWTDGISNLRDFYLLDTAIEWAEDQVVYRHGGSIDFHDTTELSEQPLLAGLSGEELAGLASLGTIRNYRPGEKIVTAGDPATSLFFLRSGVVHVTLPDGIRLATLTAGMAFGEMALLEPRRSADVLADAAASAIEISIDDFERFRDHHPKASERIMRNLAQLLADRLIVANTKVDLLTAT
- a CDS encoding DUF6719 family protein, giving the protein MTKTVGLVAATLVLSVSSPCFAETVKKGPPMGATREGQVLLVDDGSCPAGQIKRVVGGNHTKVGGTKQIVRTSSCVPR
- a CDS encoding septal ring lytic transglycosylase RlpA family protein, with translation MVLSLSALTLFASDLCARADSFEDLWLTRIKPPPYGGVATEFDDTVAADGKQLHPYRDMVCAHMLEQMGQRLRVTNVANGKSVICTVADKGPSRKFWPRREIDLTPRASKAIGCDGMCEVSVERIASP